The segment CACGACCGCGACGGCCGTTCTGCACAGCTCCGCGACCTCGGACGGCCAGTCGGACCGATTTTGGATCACCGCGTGCGTTGTAGTTCTGATACAAATTTGGCATTCCAGAGTTCATGTAACCTTTTCCACCAgcctaaaaatcaaacaaatgtaatgataaattaattcgcCTGTTTGTGTGGACTTCTTGCCCATATGAAGAAACCATTTtaataacataattatattaagcGTTATTGGCTATAAAAAGATATTGCTGTCCAAAACTTATGATCATTTTAAAGTATGTATAGGATACCTCTGCttaccaaaaaaaaaattaagataattaaaGCTAGATTTTTTACATTGTAGAGCATTATTGCAAAGGAAATCATCAAAAAGCGTTAGTGTAGATTTATAATTAAgggagttaaaattatttatgctcctgatctttttaaatatttgttgagcTTATATCGCTTAAGATGatgtgcaaattaaaatcaaattttaataatagcaTGTCCCCTTAAGTCTGTGTTTTACTGACAAACATTCATTTGTAAGCAAATCACAATAATTAATGACTTTCATAACTGCGTGTCCTGCAAACTggtaacaataatttataccGATTAATTAACCAGCGATATTCGtacaagataaatttttattcgttaactaaatcatttaaatttgaaatcaaaccactattaaaaaatcaataaaaatgagccATACTTGCTGGAAAGGAACATTCCTGTTGGGTTGGGAGCGTCCGTTGGCGGAACTGCCGTAATTGTCTCCCCACTGTCCAACCACGATCCCCGCAACCCGGAGACGTCCTCCTTCAGCAACCATGTTTCGGCCCCGGGCGCCACCACCCCTGCCGTTGTGCGGAAACACTGGCATGAGCGGGGTGGGCATGAGATTGACCGGTGGAGGCACTCGCAGCGGCAGTGGCATCGGTTGCGGGGGTGGAACCCTGGCAAAGTGAGGGCTAATGCCCTCCAAGATGGCCTCCTTCATGCGTTCAATTTTGAGCACGTCATCCATACGGTGATCACATAATTCCTggggttttaaaaattcacgtaATCCGCAAAAGTTCAGAAGTTTTTCTAATTACAGGGAGTCCCCTGACGTTCTCAGCTTTCAACAGTTTATATTGAAACAGTTTGCCATCAAAATAAAGCCATGGGCAGCACATCAGCCACGGAATGGGTGCTCCGCAGGCGTCATTGGCCAGCAGGGCATTTTCAATGCCATTCATCACCAGTGCAGCCAATTGGACACCTCGCACATTCAGTCTAGGTAACTGAAACAGAGAAAGCATACCATGTGAAGGTCTGCCCTGCTGAGGGGAAAATagtaaattgtttcaaaagcatGTGCATCTAGTGGCAGTTCACCAAGAGACGCAAATTAacttttgagttttattttgcacccGTGTGCAGAAGAACTAAACCACAAAGGTTAGCCTCTGAATAAAAGGTGCCAGAATTGTTATGCAGGACAAATTACTTGGAGATCTTGCAGGAAATTAGCGTTTATCAGTTCAGGGGAGAAAGCCTGTGCAATCAGTGCGTCTAATTCCTGCTTTCTTAGGATGGGTTGATCCGTGTGTGACATGATGTATCTGGGGAAAAAACAGTAGAGTTGATATGAATTCCTTATGCAAAATAACATACCTGATGACACAAGCAAATAGCAGCATTGGTTGGGGCACATAATGAGGATTGAGAATCATAGTTGTGTCAGATCTCATGCACGATAAAAAAGCTCTCAGTCGTCTTCGTTTGTCGTCAACAGTGGAGCTGCAATAGTCAAACACGTTTacaactgaaaaattgagtGCAAAATTATTCCAGACGTACCCAAACCAAAGACGCTGGACAGTTGGCACTCCCCAACCAACTCTCTCAGGCTTGACTCTGTCAACTCGGGATGAATCCTTCAGCCACACAATTTCTTGAACGGCAATCGAGTCCAGGTTAATGTGAGCAATTTGAGTTGCCTTGTCTTTGGCTGCCTTGTGACTTTGCAGGAAACTCAGGTGATGCAGATTGAACAAAATTCCGTAAACCTTAGAAAGAGCTCAGCGTTAAATTTGACATACTGAGGTGTCAGGGGTGTTTCATACCATTTGTCGCACAGGTCGGAAGAACAGATGGGCCAATGGCAATTCTGTTTCATCTTCAAGAACAGCTGACAGTCTAATTTGTCCCAGGCTCAGGATTTGGTGGATTTGCGGCGCCATCATGCCTTTTGAGTGTCTCTCACTGGCTGTGCGCAATACCTCGGCAGAAACCAAGCCTGCCAGGTTGAGCTCAGCATCGTGGCTTGCCGGATTGGGTGATGGAGCACTGCTTGTGCTGCTGGAACTTGAAGAGCTGAGTTGCAGACTTGCAAGTCCATTGGTTACTgtaactgaatttaaatttcataggTCTGGGAACGTAGTAAATTAGTAAAATCCTCACTTTCGTTGGAACAGTCTTCTGTGCTAGGAGGGTCAACTTTAATAGAGGGTGTTGGTTGAAGGGCCTCAAGGGAATCAGCAGCGTCAGATGCGAATTTCAAGGCTTGGGGCTCAGACTGAGAAggctttttatcattttcagaCTTTGACTTGGTCCTGCTTTTGCCATTGCgccctgaaatttttaatttgaatcaaagTACAGAACAGGGAAAACGACAAACCTCTGGCACCGCTCTTATAGCTGAGGAATCCTTCCTTCGTACCATTCATGTAATATTTGAATGCAGCTTGAAGTTTGCTCCTTAAGTGAGAGGAGCCTGAGCCAGGAAAAACTTGTGCAACGATTTCATCAACATCGTCCATGGCAGATCCCAGTCCTTTCACAAATGAAGCAACAGCTTTCACAAGAACATCAGATGGGATCTGCAGAAAATAGACTTTTCAGCAAATGAGCCTCAGAGAGCAAGTGATTTGAACCTTTCCAGTTTGGTGCCCAGGGCAAATTTTTCTGTGAAACGGGTCAAGACTTTCCTCAGAGATCAGGTGGTTGCCCAAAAGAGCAGCAACTGCAGGCAGCTTATTGTTTGACAACTCCAGCGCTTCAGCAACTTTGCCCATCAAGTATTCTTTTGTTTCAAGAGCACCCTGCGAAAATAGACCATCAATGGTAGTTGCTGATGTCGTTTAATGCTTACTTTGTAAGTGAGCTTGAGCTGCTGTGACGAAAAATACCTTGGAGGATCAAATGCTGCATATTCTGGGTCCTCGACTAGCAAGCCATTGTAGTTATTTTCTCTGCAGAAGGCAATCACCTCCTGTCTGTGGTCGTACATGCTACAcatctgaaacaaaaatgtagCCCATTACCAAGGACATTCTTTGATGTGAAATCTGCAAAAATACCACAGAGACATTGAGATGCCTCAGAGCCATCCTGAGGCATGTGCGGAGACACTCAGGAGCAATCCACCAAACCTTTGGTGGAGGAGTGCCTTTAGAGGCAAGATGACGAAGAATAGACGTCGCCCTGTGGCGTACGCTCTGCTGTGCTTGTTGCCACTGCTCGGCTCTATCAGGCTCCAAGCACCCATTGAAAAATACGACAAGCTCTATGCCATGTGCTTGCATATTTTGAATCAAAGTGGACAAGAATTGCACCATTCTGTTCCACTGTCCACCACTGGCCCAGTctgaaaaacagaaattttttctattttttcaaattattgctaaagcaattcaattattattttacggtgacgattaataaatttatgattgaaTTTGATATCGCATGTGCTGAAATAAAGAAGAGTTTAAGCATTACAAATTACCTGAGAAGTATCCTCCATAAAGTCTGTCGAGACAACATTCTGCATCCAGAACAAGACGAAGTCTCCGTCCAAGCGGCTGTGGTTTTCTGTTCCTTGCTGCAATTTTCAGCAGGTCTATGGACACGCAGCCGCCCGGGGCGTAGGACTGGATAAAAGTCTGCAAATCTTGAATCCCCATCGTATaaagagatttaaatttacaatggtCCTGAAACATACATGATTTATCTTTAAAACGATGACAAAAAACTTGacattaaatcttaaaatactgtcaaatatttaaatgaattacaAAATCACATGGCGAATTAAGTATATCACGAAGCAAATGGACGGCGCACCCGGTCTCATCAATTTGCGTGTATCTAACGAGAAAGAAGTCGTAGTCTCGtttcaaattgataaaaaggATTATCTGTAACTAGGGTACTCACCGAAAAAGGTTAGGCAGTGAACATAGCAGAGTATGAGTTCGaaaaaaaggtcaatttttggCCATGGTGGTCGGTCACTTATCGGTCTAGACAGTCCACACCTCCACTCTAAAGTTGTTAGTTCCGTTGTCTGCCCCCAGGAGTCACCCAAGTGCGCTCTCTTCTTCAGAATCCACGCCCTTACAGCTGTTGTTGTGATTGGCCTTCTTTTTAGGACACAAGCCTGCACGAAAATCAAATCCTCGAAGAAGTGTCACCTGAATCAACATCtggatttgtatttttgcaagTTATTATAATTCTAAATAACATTCGACGACACAGAATCTTCAAGCATAGGTTAGCCTATAGAAATAACTCGACATTTCATTTCTTATGATAACATCCCATAGAAAGTTCGAACATagcataataattatgtacatATTGCAGCAgatagaataataattatataaaaatgttgttcaaatttttgttccttgAAAGTAGTAAGGGATTTTGTACAAGAAATCACTTTGTTTCAGTCTCCTTTCCTTGCTTCAGGCACTTATTTATCCAATAAACTGACTTAATATTGAGAGATATACTATTGTAGATACTAACAACGGcaccaaaccaaatttaaaatcacatttccCTAAAGCCTCGCCAGTATTATATAACTGTATATTCCAAGAGaattactgaaaaataagCTATAATTACACTTAAGGCTATCAACGAGtgataatgatatttttgtatcattacaaattattaaaaattttcttttattttcaggagTGGGTTAAAAAATGGAGAGCCCTCCAGGTGCTGTGATTGAAGTGTCCACAGAATGCAAAGGTGTTGCTCGGCGAGATGAGAGCCGAGACTTTGATGATCCATTTTCCACTTGCAGTGCCTCTTTCGAGGGATCGGTTGTAAGTTATATAAAGCGGTACATGCAcgtcacaaaataaaacaaaataattttcacctaGGCTGCGTCGCCTTCCATCGAAAGTTTCTCGACACTGCAAGACCAAGATGATGTTGCTGATCTTCAGTATGATGGAAGAGAGTTGCAGATTCGAGTAGATAATCCCCAAAAGCTCCTCAGCACACTTGAAACTTATATAACATTTAGAGTTACTACGAAGGTAAATTGTCAacagtatttttcatttggcaCTGCTATTAAGTCTCTTTTCCACAGACGTCACGGTCAGATTTTGAAGAGACTGAGTATGTTGTCCGCAGAAGATTTAATGACTTTCTGTGGCTTCGTGAGAAGCTTGTTCAAAATCATCCTAACAATCTTATTCCGGTAGTTGCAAGATTGTcctaatatattttgtattactatagttaatttatgtaaatagCCACTGCCAGAGAAACACACTCTCATGGGTCAGCTGGACAGATATTCCAAAGAGTTTATTCTTCACCGCATGGCTATGCTCCACAAGTTCATGAATCGATTGGCTGATCACCCATTCCTCAGCTTTGATGCAAACTTTAAAGGTTTTATCACTGCAAAACCCTCAGTTAGTACcatgcaaatttaaagacaagttttcctctttattaaaaaaaattgcttcaggACTTTACAGTTTTGAGGAAGAGCAAACAAGGTCTGATAAGCAGATGGACTGATTCTATTCAAAACATATCCGGGATCTATCTCGCAAAAGGACGACCTCATGATTTTGATCTGATGCTGAATTACTCGCAGAGCCTCACTGATAAACTAACAAGCATTGAGAAGATAAGTCACCGAATCAACAAGGAACAACAAGGTGCGCacttcaaacaaaaaagttgAAGCGATTGTGTGCTGAAACATTGTTTATCTAGAACATTTGGGTGAACTGCAGCAGCTGCACCCGGTTTTTAACCTCTGGTCATCAGTGGAGCCTGAGCTTGGGAATCTCCTGGCCACAATAGGCCAGGCATTTGAGTCAATATCCACAGAGGAGCAAACCTTGGTCAATGAGTTCCCTCACATAACCAGTCAGCCCCTGAAAGAGTTTCTGCTTTACATTGATGCTGTGAAAGAGTCATTAGAGAGGCGAGACGCCTCACAGATTGAGTATGAACTGGTTCTAGAGGAACTAGGAAAGAAGCGTGCTGAAAAAGAGCAGGTAGTTCAAATGCTgggtgttttaatttaaaaatattacattgtGTCGTTTAGCTCCAGAGCGAACTTGGTCAAAATCAGGAGACCAATAGTCAGAGTTACGCATTTTGGAAAAGTCCAGAAAACAAGGAAGAGCGGTTGCAAAAGTTGAGTGCAAGCATTGGAGATCTTATTAAGCTAGCCGAggtttgatattattttaaatctaattttcttttctgataaattttgaatcaaaggAGAAGCAAGATCAAACTGAGTGTGCCAATGAGACTCTTCGATCGGATTTTGAAAGGTGGCACTTGGAAAAAAGAAGAGACCTGAAGCAGCTCTTCTTGAGTATGGCTGatgcacaaataaaattccatgaGAAGGTACAATGTTGTACTTAAAATCAGACTGTGAAAAATTTTGCtcgtatttttttgcagtcCCTTGCGGCCTGGGAGCAAGTCCTTCAAGACGTCAATAAAGAAGGTCGTCAGCAGACAAACTGATGAAAAAGCAGACTGATACCCTGCCTTGTTAAAACTGATTCCCATAATGTGATCTCTGTTAATTTGTGCTTACAATTTTAGTACAGCATTTGAGTTACATgtctaaatattcaaaataatatgaagcacacacacaccatgctccaataataattatatataaaattgtatattaaataattaaaatgtttcgaGTAAATTATTGTATCGtgttaatataataattgaagaataattaatgttgttgCCTCTGGGtaatttgattgattgaaaatatacTGCGTAGAgcaatttgccttttttaattttgcgacGTCATTGTCATAATCCCTATTAGATTTCTACTGTTTTACCGTTTTATAATTACGATAATTACTGAAACTGATATCTGAAACTATAAAATGActgcttcaaatttaaatattttaagagaataaaaaaactaataaaaaaataacttatctAAATCTGTAATAGAAGCCATAAAATTGAGCAGATCCCGATCGAGTATCACTACTATATTTCAAGGTTAAAAGTCAAATCgcgtattaatttttgtaattttgacgCG is part of the Cloeon dipterum chromosome 1, ieCloDipt1.1, whole genome shotgun sequence genome and harbors:
- the LOC135945013 gene encoding constitutive coactivator of PPAR-gamma-like protein 1, which translates into the protein MGIQDLQTFIQSYAPGGCVSIDLLKIAARNRKPQPLGRRLRLVLDAECCLDRLYGGYFSDWASGGQWNRMVQFLSTLIQNMQAHGIELVVFFNGCLEPDRAEQWQQAQQSVRHRATSILRHLASKGTPPPKVWWIAPECLRTCLRMALRHLNVSVMCSMYDHRQEVIAFCRENNYNGLLVEDPEYAAFDPPRYFSSQQLKLTYKGALETKEYLMGKVAEALELSNNKLPAVAALLGNHLISEESLDPFHRKICPGHQTGKIPSDVLVKAVASFVKGLGSAMDDVDEIVAQVFPGSGSSHLRSKLQAAFKYYMNGTKEGFLSYKSGARGRNGKSRTKSKSENDKKPSQSEPQALKFASDAADSLEALQPTPSIKVDPPSTEDCSNEITVTNGLASLQLSSSSSSSTSSAPSPNPASHDAELNLAGLVSAEVLRTASERHSKGMMAPQIHQILSLGQIRLSAVLEDETELPLAHLFFRPVRQMVYGILFNLHHLSFLQSHKAAKDKATQIAHINLDSIAVQEIVWLKDSSRVDRVKPERVGWGVPTVQRLWFGSTVDDKRRRLRAFLSCMRSDTTMILNPHYVPQPMLLFACVIRYIMSHTDQPILRKQELDALIAQAFSPELINANFLQDLQLPRLNVRGVQLAALVMNGIENALLANDACGAPIPWLMCCPWLYFDGKLFQYKLLKAENVRGLPELCDHRMDDVLKIERMKEAILEGISPHFARVPPPQPMPLPLRVPPPVNLMPTPLMPVFPHNGRGGGARGRNMVAEGGRLRVAGIVVGQWGDNYGSSANGRSQPNRNVPFQQAGGKGYMNSGMPNLYQNYNARGDPKSVRLAVRGRGAVQNGRRGRATKKLTPNGTISKGGKVGPESKSASALKTESGSQPNGHPEEKTASLQEPSCQ
- the LOC135945029 gene encoding sorting nexin-7-like encodes the protein MESPPGAVIEVSTECKGVARRDESRDFDDPFSTCSASFEGSVAASPSIESFSTLQDQDDVADLQYDGRELQIRVDNPQKLLSTLETYITFRVTTKTSRSDFEETEYVVRRRFNDFLWLREKLVQNHPNNLIPPLPEKHTLMGQLDRYSKEFILHRMAMLHKFMNRLADHPFLSFDANFKGFITAKPSDFTVLRKSKQGLISRWTDSIQNISGIYLAKGRPHDFDLMLNYSQSLTDKLTSIEKISHRINKEQQEHLGELQQLHPVFNLWSSVEPELGNLLATIGQAFESISTEEQTLVNEFPHITSQPLKEFLLYIDAVKESLERRDASQIEYELVLEELGKKRAEKEQLQSELGQNQETNSQSYAFWKSPENKEERLQKLSASIGDLIKLAEEKQDQTECANETLRSDFERWHLEKRRDLKQLFLSMADAQIKFHEKSLAAWEQVLQDVNKEGRQQTN